CAGGAAGAAGATCATCCCCTGGATGACGATCGGCACTGCCCACGGGATGATGATCGCGACCCGAACCCAGCGTCGACCGCGGAAGTCCTGATCGAGCACGAGCGCCTGTCCGAACCCGATCAGCGTCGTGAAGAGTACGTTCAGCAGAGCGAACGCCATCGTCACGAACAGCGCCTGCTGGAAGAACGGCGTCCCGAGTTCGATGAAGGGGAACCCGCCGACGAGTTCGATGTCCAAGAACTGTCGTGCCAGCCTGACGTCGCCCGTGAGGACGTTGACGTAGTTCTCGATGCCGACGAAGCCGCCGATCGATTGCGCCCCCCGCGTCTGGTCCGCGAGCAGGGACATCCGGAACGTCGCGGCCAGCGGCCAGAAGGCGACGAGCGTGAGCAGCGCGAACGCCGGCGTCAACAGCAGGTAGGCGTAGGCCGACTCGCTCAGGTTCTCGATCCAGTCGGTCGCGGGTGCGAGGACGCCCCGATCCCTACCGGTTCCCGTCTCTCCGGTGCCGGTGTCAGTTGCCATCTTCCTCCTCCAGTTGCGCTACGGCCTGTTCGCTGTCTCTCAGCCGTTCGTGTAGGTCCGCCATCGCCTGCTCTGGGGATTTCGACCGAGTGTACGCGTTGTGTACCTCGATGTAGATGTGCGCGGACTGCTCGGTCCAGACGTCGCTCACCGGCCGCGGTACTGCGCGATTCCCGACGAACCGAAGCGTGTCGGTGTAGCGGCCCAGCGGTTCGGTCTCCTGAACCGTGTCGGACTCGAGGAGTTCGATGTTCGGCGGGAACCACGACCCCACCTCGAACAGCGTGAGCTGGACGCTTTCGGCCGTGAACGCCTCGAGGATCTGAACACACTCGTCGAGGCGTTCGGTGCCCGGATTGATCGCCAGATGCCAGCCCCCGAGGGCGACGCGCGAACCGCCGAGCCCATCGTACTCGGACTCCTCCTCGGGCACGCCGTAGGGCATCGGCATGGTGCCGATGGCCTCGCCGAAGGCGTCCTCGGTGGCAGTCTCCGCGATCGCGAACGGCCAGTTGCGGTGGGCGACGGCGTTCCCGTTCTGGAACGGTCCGAGCGACGTGTCCTCGATCCACTGGACGATCGAGGTGGGCGAGATCTGCTCGAATCCCTCAAGGGCGTGTTCGTCCTCCTCGCCGTACATGAACGATCGCATCATCCGGATCGCGTTCAGGACGGGCTCTTCCTCGACGGTGACTTCGCGACCGCCGGCGTCGAAGATCTGGTCGAGACCGTTGAAGTACGCGCCGCCCCAGCCGGACATGGTCTCGTTGAACGTACAACACGAGAGCCCCTCGTAGGCCGACGCCTGCGTCGTGAAGCCGAAGTCGAGGCCGGCCTGTTCCTGGGCGTCGGCGACGACCCGGGAGAACTCCTGCCACGACATCGGCTGCGTCGCCCAGCCGCTCGTATCGTACCCCGCCTCCTCGACGAGGTCCCTCCGGTAGAGCATCACCGGGAAGTCGGGGAACAGCGGTAGGGCGTTCAGATTACCGGTCTCGGGATGGGAAGCCGTCTCGACCGACATCGGAAGGTAAGTGTCCTGGATGCGGTTGAGAACCTCGTTGGAGAGGTGTTCCTCCAGATTCACCGTCTGCTCTCGCAGGATGAAGGGGATGGTCCACCCCGAGTCCATCATGAAGATGTCCGGCGGTGCCCGCCCGGCCTCGAGCGCCGACTGGATGTCCTGTCGGCGTTGTTCTGTGTTGTTCGCGGCCGCGCGGACTTCGTAGGTGATGCTCTCGTCGAGACCGGCCTCGTGGAGGGCTTCCAAGAACGGGTCCCGATAGTCCTTGAAGTCGGAGTCCGCGTGGATGATGACGGTGTCCTCTTGGGCACTCCCGAGACAACCCGCGAGACCGAGCGATCCTGCCGTGACGCCCGAAGCACCGGCCGCCTTGACGAACGTGCGTCTCGATACTCCGGAGCGTCGTCTGTTGTTCCCTCGCCCCATCTCTGGCTGACAGACGGATCTTTCCTATTTAGTTGTTTTGTATAGCGATACTACGAGCGTTGTAAATCGTCTCGTGGCCGCTCAGGCGTCCGGAAACCGATACAGCGCCTCGTTGCACGCCGGACAAATCAGGACGGTCCCCTCGAGTTGGGTACGTGTTCGAA
The DNA window shown above is from Halalkalicoccus sp. NIPERK01 and carries:
- a CDS encoding carbohydrate ABC transporter permease, with protein sequence MATDTGTGETGTGRDRGVLAPATDWIENLSESAYAYLLLTPAFALLTLVAFWPLAATFRMSLLADQTRGAQSIGGFVGIENYVNVLTGDVRLARQFLDIELVGGFPFIELGTPFFQQALFVTMAFALLNVLFTTLIGFGQALVLDQDFRGRRWVRVAIIIPWAVPIVIQGMIFFLFFQPTVGFGSGVMQSLGLFGSDPLASSQDSFFIVLIADVWKTSAFMALLILAGLQSVDRSLYDVAKVSGASPWQRFKMITFPLVLPALLVAMLFRTMEAMRIYGLIESTAGCTTVPSMTCMVIEGLFGGTRIYGTAAAIAFITAAIIGLLISVYIVKFRDSEGGLY
- a CDS encoding substrate-binding domain-containing protein — encoded protein: MGRGNNRRRSGVSRRTFVKAAGASGVTAGSLGLAGCLGSAQEDTVIIHADSDFKDYRDPFLEALHEAGLDESITYEVRAAANNTEQRRQDIQSALEAGRAPPDIFMMDSGWTIPFILREQTVNLEEHLSNEVLNRIQDTYLPMSVETASHPETGNLNALPLFPDFPVMLYRRDLVEEAGYDTSGWATQPMSWQEFSRVVADAQEQAGLDFGFTTQASAYEGLSCCTFNETMSGWGGAYFNGLDQIFDAGGREVTVEEEPVLNAIRMMRSFMYGEEDEHALEGFEQISPTSIVQWIEDTSLGPFQNGNAVAHRNWPFAIAETATEDAFGEAIGTMPMPYGVPEEESEYDGLGGSRVALGGWHLAINPGTERLDECVQILEAFTAESVQLTLFEVGSWFPPNIELLESDTVQETEPLGRYTDTLRFVGNRAVPRPVSDVWTEQSAHIYIEVHNAYTRSKSPEQAMADLHERLRDSEQAVAQLEEEDGN